Proteins co-encoded in one candidate division WOR-1 bacterium RIFOXYB2_FULL_36_35 genomic window:
- a CDS encoding bifunctional 3,4-dihydroxy-2-butanone 4-phosphate synthase/GTP cyclohydrolase II, producing MKFNKIEEALEDIRNGKFVIVVDDKDRENEGDLVMAAEKITPSAVNFMITFGRGLVCVPLTGERIDELKLQPMTPSNKEKMKTAFTVSVDAAHLFGVTTGISSSDRAKTIEILINLKSKEDDLVSPGHVFPLRAVRGGVLKRAGHTEAAVDLASLSGLQAAGVICEIIKDDGKMARVKDLFKFAKKHELKIVTIADLIKYRIKREKLVKKIATAKLPTKYGTFTLVDYLDLVSGDHHLAIVKGKVSGVTDVLVRVHSECLTGDVFGSCRCDCGDQLIEALKKIEFTGLGVVLYMKQEGRGIGLSNKIRAYELQDRGYDTVEANEKLGFPPDLRDYGVGAQILRDLGLTTVRLMTNNPKKVVGLEGYGLKIVKRIPLQVKPNKYNLHYLRTKSKKLGHILGGVIKDD from the coding sequence ATGAAATTTAATAAAATAGAAGAAGCTTTAGAAGATATCAGAAACGGCAAGTTTGTTATAGTTGTTGATGACAAGGATCGTGAAAATGAAGGCGATTTGGTGATGGCTGCCGAAAAGATAACCCCGTCTGCTGTTAATTTTATGATAACTTTTGGCCGTGGATTGGTTTGTGTCCCATTGACGGGTGAACGTATCGATGAATTAAAACTTCAGCCTATGACTCCTTCCAATAAAGAGAAAATGAAGACCGCTTTTACTGTTTCGGTTGATGCGGCTCATTTGTTTGGAGTAACAACCGGTATTTCATCTTCAGATAGGGCAAAAACCATTGAAATATTGATTAATTTAAAATCAAAAGAGGATGATTTGGTAAGTCCCGGGCATGTTTTTCCTCTTCGTGCGGTTAGGGGTGGGGTGTTAAAACGAGCCGGACACACAGAAGCTGCTGTTGATTTAGCATCTCTTTCTGGACTACAAGCCGCAGGGGTTATATGTGAAATCATAAAAGATGATGGAAAAATGGCCAGAGTAAAAGATCTGTTTAAATTTGCAAAAAAACATGAATTAAAAATTGTGACGATTGCGGATCTTATTAAGTATAGAATAAAAAGAGAAAAACTGGTGAAAAAAATTGCAACGGCGAAATTGCCTACAAAATATGGTACGTTTACCTTAGTAGATTATCTTGATCTTGTTTCAGGCGATCATCATTTAGCTATAGTCAAAGGCAAAGTTTCCGGAGTGACAGATGTTTTAGTCAGGGTTCATTCAGAATGTTTAACAGGAGATGTCTTTGGTTCATGCAGATGTGATTGCGGGGATCAATTAATCGAGGCTTTAAAGAAAATAGAATTTACAGGGCTTGGTGTGGTATTGTACATGAAACAGGAGGGGCGGGGGATCGGCCTATCCAATAAAATCAGGGCTTATGAACTACAAGATAGAGGATATGATACCGTTGAAGCCAATGAAAAATTAGGATTTCCTCCTGATTTAAGAGATTATGGGGTAGGCGCTCAGATATTAAGAGATTTAGGGCTTACTACAGTTAGATTGATGACGAATAATCCTAAGAAGGTGGTCGGACTTGAAGGATATGGTTTGAAGATTGTAAAGAGAATTCCTTTACAGGTTAAGCCCAATAAGTATAATTTGCATTATTTAAGAACCAAATCAAAAAAACTTGGGCATATTTTAGGAGGAGTGATTAAAGATGATTAA
- a CDS encoding 6,7-dimethyl-8-ribityllumazine synthase translates to MKIVEANLDASEGKFGIVVSRFNDMVSKGLLNGALDCLKRHGAKDTSMTVVWCPGSFEVPLVAKRLAESKKYDAIICLGAVIRGATSHFEYVASEVAKGIANVSLDMGIPIIFGILTTDTLEQALERAGAKPGNKGFTAALSAIEMVNLGKEF, encoded by the coding sequence ATTAAAATAGTGGAAGCTAATCTTGATGCGTCGGAAGGAAAATTTGGTATAGTGGTTTCTAGGTTTAATGACATGGTTTCCAAAGGGTTGCTAAATGGGGCGTTAGATTGTTTAAAAAGGCATGGAGCAAAGGATACTTCGATGACAGTTGTCTGGTGCCCTGGATCTTTTGAAGTACCGCTTGTTGCAAAGAGACTCGCTGAATCTAAAAAATATGATGCTATAATTTGTCTTGGGGCTGTTATTCGTGGTGCGACATCCCATTTTGAATATGTGGCGTCAGAAGTAGCAAAAGGAATTGCCAACGTTTCTTTGGACATGGGAATTCCTATTATTTTTGGTATACTTACAACTGACACATTGGAACAAGCGCTAGAACGTGCGGGTGCAAAACCAGGAAATAAAGGATTTACGGCTGCGCTTTCGGCTATTGAAATGGTAAACCTTGGAAAAGAATTTTAA
- a CDS encoding glycine dehydrogenase (aminomethyl-transferring), whose translation MNKGSVNTEEKEESFSKIIPSCDVTSEPLETLIPINLLRETLPLNCLSELEVVRHFTKLSQKNFSVDTHFYPLGSCTMKHNPKVNEEIAAMPGFTNLHPMQDESEIQGTLELLYNLEQYLCAIFGFKAFTLQPAAGAHGELTALLMMKAYFMDNRPSDTDSVRNKIVIPDSSHGTNPASASMVGFETIVVSSDSHGNIDVEALKKIAGEDTAGLMLTNPNTLGLFDEHILKVVELIHSVGGLVYYDGANANANLGICRPADLGFDVAHFNMHKTFSTPHGGGGPGAGPVGVNEKLEPYLPGPRIIKKDTGYGILDKGEKSIGRVHSFYGNVNVLVKAYSYIRNLGAFGLRRVSEKAVENANYMMNRLKEYYFLPYDRVCQHEFVISAKWQKEKYGVKALDIAKRLIDYGFHPPTIYFPLIVSEALMIEPTESESKETLDAFCDVMIKIAKECEYNPEIVMSAPHVTPVRRLNETRAAREPILRDYCC comes from the coding sequence ATGAATAAAGGATCGGTTAATACAGAAGAAAAGGAAGAGTCTTTTTCCAAAATAATTCCTTCTTGTGATGTCACTTCAGAGCCTTTAGAGACTTTAATTCCAATTAATTTATTGAGAGAAACATTGCCCTTGAATTGTTTGTCTGAATTAGAAGTGGTAAGACATTTTACAAAATTATCACAAAAAAACTTTTCGGTAGACACTCATTTTTATCCTCTTGGTTCTTGTACCATGAAACACAACCCGAAAGTTAATGAAGAGATAGCTGCGATGCCCGGCTTTACAAATCTTCATCCAATGCAAGATGAATCGGAAATCCAGGGGACTCTCGAGTTGCTTTATAATTTGGAACAATATCTTTGTGCCATTTTTGGTTTTAAAGCCTTTACTCTTCAGCCTGCTGCGGGGGCTCATGGTGAGTTGACCGCTCTTTTAATGATGAAGGCTTATTTTATGGACAACAGACCGTCGGATACCGACTCTGTTAGAAATAAAATTGTAATACCTGATTCTTCGCATGGGACCAATCCTGCGTCGGCATCGATGGTTGGGTTTGAAACTATAGTTGTTTCGTCTGATTCCCATGGAAATATTGATGTTGAGGCCTTAAAAAAAATAGCAGGGGAAGATACTGCGGGACTTATGCTTACTAATCCAAACACGCTTGGCCTGTTTGATGAACATATTCTGAAAGTTGTTGAGCTTATTCATTCTGTAGGAGGTCTTGTTTACTATGACGGGGCAAATGCGAATGCAAATCTTGGTATTTGTCGTCCTGCGGATTTGGGATTTGATGTGGCTCATTTTAATATGCACAAGACTTTTTCAACCCCGCATGGTGGAGGGGGGCCCGGGGCTGGGCCTGTTGGGGTAAATGAAAAACTTGAACCATATTTGCCAGGACCTAGAATTATTAAAAAGGATACGGGGTATGGGATATTGGATAAGGGAGAAAAGAGTATAGGTCGAGTGCATTCGTTTTACGGAAATGTTAATGTTTTGGTAAAAGCTTACAGCTATATAAGAAATCTTGGAGCTTTTGGTTTGAGGAGAGTTTCTGAAAAAGCGGTAGAAAATGCTAATTATATGATGAATCGGTTAAAAGAGTATTATTTTTTGCCTTATGATAGAGTTTGCCAGCATGAATTTGTGATTTCCGCAAAATGGCAGAAAGAAAAATATGGAGTTAAAGCTCTTGATATTGCAAAACGGTTAATTGATTATGGTTTTCATCCGCCTACAATTTATTTCCCACTTATTGTTTCTGAGGCATTAATGATTGAACCTACAGAAAGCGAGTCAAAAGAGACTCTGGATGCATTTTGTGATGTTATGATTAAAATTGCCAAAGAATGTGAATATAATCCTGAGATTGTAATGTCAGCTCCTCATGTTACTCCTGTTCGCCGTCTTAATGAAACAAGAGCTGCGAGGGAGCCCATATTGAGGGATTATTGTTGCTAA
- a CDS encoding AmmeMemoRadiSam system radical SAM enzyme, protein MFDQKKEALFYEKSDNEPRLWHRGENVHCFLCPRDCRIKNGSVGYCGVRQNIDGKLYSLIYNIVSSIANDPIEKKPLYHFHPGTRVLSVGTYGCNMKCGHCQNWQIAHADISNEKLSYHKIAPEDLIKLAKKYNSSGIAWTYNEPTIWFEYAFEGAKLAKVNNLYTVWVTNGYTSIPPLEMIAPYLDAYRVDIKGFTDEAYIKLANVYDFTHILKAAKKAKELGIHVECVTNVIPTINDDEKQLKDIAEWITKELGSETPWHVTRFFPYFEFSYLEPTPLETLKMAEKIGHDAGLKYVHLGNAPKNI, encoded by the coding sequence GTGTTTGATCAAAAAAAAGAGGCTCTTTTTTATGAGAAATCAGACAATGAACCCCGATTATGGCATCGGGGTGAAAATGTTCATTGTTTTTTATGTCCCCGTGATTGCAGGATCAAAAATGGAAGTGTAGGGTATTGTGGTGTAAGGCAAAACATTGATGGAAAACTCTACTCATTGATTTACAATATTGTTTCTTCTATTGCAAATGACCCGATAGAGAAAAAGCCTCTTTATCATTTTCATCCAGGAACAAGGGTATTATCTGTTGGCACTTACGGTTGCAATATGAAATGTGGTCATTGCCAGAATTGGCAAATAGCACATGCTGACATTTCAAACGAAAAGTTGTCTTATCACAAAATAGCTCCTGAAGATTTAATTAAGCTTGCCAAAAAATATAATTCTTCCGGAATTGCATGGACTTATAATGAACCGACGATTTGGTTTGAATATGCTTTTGAAGGAGCGAAGCTTGCGAAAGTAAATAATCTTTATACCGTTTGGGTGACAAATGGTTATACCTCTATTCCTCCTCTTGAAATGATAGCCCCATATCTTGATGCTTATAGGGTTGATATAAAAGGGTTTACAGATGAAGCTTATATAAAATTGGCAAATGTTTATGATTTTACTCATATCCTTAAAGCTGCCAAAAAGGCAAAAGAGCTTGGGATACATGTTGAATGCGTTACAAATGTCATTCCAACGATTAATGATGATGAGAAACAATTAAAAGACATTGCGGAGTGGATAACAAAAGAACTGGGATCTGAGACTCCGTGGCATGTGACAAGATTTTTCCCGTATTTTGAGTTTTCTTATTTGGAACCGACACCTCTTGAGACGCTAAAAATGGCTGAAAAAATTGGGCATGATGCCGGCTTGAAATATGTTCATTTAGGAAATGCGCCTAAAAATATATAA
- a CDS encoding riboflavin synthase subunit alpha yields MFTGIVEEIGIITSFLNNGQSGVITISIKKNFKDLSVGDSIAVNGVCLTIIDISRNTFTATVSKETLKTTNFSRCKVGQKVNLERALSFNGRLSGHIVLGHVDGIVKIVEKRVNEKGYELFFHLPKGLEQYVVLKGSVTLDGVSLTVANLYKDGFSVFLIPHSAQNTNLVGRQIGDEVNIEVDIIAKYLEGLLKGTPVTSTEQVFIDSGILPMGIVDN; encoded by the coding sequence ATGTTTACTGGGATTGTTGAAGAAATAGGGATTATCACTTCTTTTCTGAATAATGGACAAAGCGGCGTTATTACCATTTCAATTAAAAAAAATTTCAAAGATTTGTCTGTTGGTGATAGTATAGCTGTTAATGGAGTTTGTTTGACCATTATAGATATTTCTCGCAATACTTTTACCGCAACAGTTTCAAAAGAGACACTTAAGACCACAAATTTTTCTCGTTGTAAAGTAGGCCAGAAGGTTAATCTGGAGAGGGCGCTATCTTTTAATGGGAGACTTTCCGGCCACATTGTTTTAGGGCATGTTGATGGGATTGTCAAAATAGTTGAAAAAAGGGTTAATGAAAAAGGATATGAACTTTTCTTCCATTTGCCAAAAGGTCTGGAACAATATGTTGTTTTGAAAGGATCTGTGACGTTGGATGGAGTCAGCTTGACTGTTGCTAATTTATATAAAGATGGTTTTTCTGTTTTTTTAATTCCTCATTCAGCTCAAAATACTAATCTTGTTGGGCGGCAGATAGGCGATGAGGTTAACATTGAAGTTGATATCATTGCAAAATATCTAGAAGGATTGCTTAAAGGAACGCCAGTAACTTCTACTGAACAGGTTTTTATTGATTCGGGCATTCTTCCTATGGGAATTGTTGACAATTAA
- a CDS encoding glycerol-3-phosphate ABC transporter ATP-binding protein, with translation MTRVVLKNVTKKFKDDVVAVKNINLEITDKEFMVFVGPSGCGKTTTLRMIAGLEEITEGDIYIGDRRVNDVPPKDRNIAMVFQSYALYPHMSVYDNMAFGLKLRKISKSEIDKRVAEAAEILGLTDFLTRLPKQLSGGQRQRVALGRAIVRQPLVFLMDEPLSNLDAKLRVQMRAELQKLHQKLNATVIYVTHDQVEAMTLGQRISVILNGELQQVAPPIEVFEKPTNRFVAGFIGSPPMNFVKGVLRKKGKIYSFEASSFKIDFTEDLGYGEYLEGYEDKNMLFGIRPSDIWDVPSSAWIDRKFTIDAKVDFRELMGSETYVYLKVGDIPLVSRVGVMTDTPPGSKFTVVFNLRKIHLFDVETQKSVI, from the coding sequence GTGACTCGAGTTGTACTAAAAAATGTGACCAAAAAATTTAAAGACGATGTTGTAGCGGTTAAAAATATTAATTTGGAGATTACAGATAAGGAATTTATGGTGTTTGTTGGTCCTTCCGGTTGCGGGAAAACAACTACTCTTAGAATGATTGCAGGGTTGGAAGAAATTACAGAAGGCGATATTTATATTGGCGATAGACGTGTTAATGATGTTCCTCCAAAAGATAGGAACATTGCAATGGTTTTTCAATCTTATGCGTTATATCCTCACATGTCAGTTTATGATAATATGGCTTTTGGCCTAAAACTTAGAAAAATTTCAAAGAGTGAGATTGATAAAAGAGTCGCAGAGGCTGCGGAAATTTTGGGTTTGACAGATTTTTTAACCAGATTACCAAAACAATTATCCGGAGGACAGAGGCAGCGGGTTGCATTAGGGCGTGCGATTGTCAGACAGCCTTTAGTTTTTTTGATGGATGAACCTTTGTCCAACCTTGATGCCAAGCTTCGCGTGCAAATGAGGGCTGAACTTCAAAAACTTCATCAAAAACTTAATGCTACAGTGATTTATGTTACCCATGATCAGGTTGAGGCTATGACTTTGGGACAGAGAATTTCTGTTATTTTAAACGGAGAATTGCAGCAGGTGGCTCCTCCTATAGAGGTGTTTGAAAAACCTACTAATAGATTCGTTGCAGGTTTTATAGGATCTCCACCAATGAATTTTGTAAAAGGTGTTTTAAGAAAAAAAGGGAAGATATATAGTTTTGAAGCCAGCAGTTTTAAAATTGATTTTACAGAAGATTTGGGGTACGGTGAATATCTTGAGGGCTATGAAGATAAAAATATGCTTTTTGGAATTAGACCTTCTGATATATGGGATGTTCCTTCTTCCGCATGGATAGATCGAAAATTTACAATTGATGCAAAGGTTGATTTTAGAGAACTTATGGGGTCTGAAACTTATGTTTATTTGAAAGTAGGAGATATTCCACTTGTTTCCAGGGTTGGAGTAATGACAGATACTCCTCCTGGCAGTAAGTTTACTGTTGTTTTTAATTTACGCAAAATTCATCTATTTGATGTAGAAACACAAAAATCGGTAATCTAA